Proteins co-encoded in one Kocuria flava genomic window:
- a CDS encoding glycosyltransferase, giving the protein MEPTTRSTAPVPVVLPAHDVVVSLGAQEHGFDRLVEWVEAWLVRRPEVSCLLQHGFSRPSPLARSVRRVPRPQLLEQYRQASAVVVQGGPSSIADARGLGIRPLAVPRRPALGEHRDDHQAAVTDLMAQAGEVVRPDSAEELAVLLDLALARPALFRDGPAPHRAAPERRERPRIAV; this is encoded by the coding sequence GTGGAACCCACCACCCGCTCTACCGCCCCCGTCCCGGTCGTCCTGCCCGCCCACGACGTCGTGGTCTCCCTGGGCGCCCAGGAGCACGGCTTCGACCGGCTCGTCGAGTGGGTCGAGGCCTGGCTCGTCCGCCGTCCCGAGGTCAGCTGCCTGCTGCAGCACGGCTTCTCCCGCCCGTCGCCGCTGGCGCGCTCGGTGCGCCGGGTCCCGCGCCCGCAGCTGCTCGAGCAGTACCGGCAGGCCTCGGCCGTGGTCGTCCAGGGCGGCCCGTCCTCGATCGCCGACGCGCGGGGTCTGGGGATCCGGCCGCTGGCCGTGCCGCGGCGACCCGCCCTCGGCGAGCACCGGGACGACCACCAGGCCGCGGTCACCGATTTGATGGCGCAGGCGGGCGAGGTCGTCCGGCCGGACTCCGCCGAGGAGCTGGCGGTCCTGCTGGACCTGGCGCTCGCCCGGCCGGCGCTCTTCCGTGACGGTCCCGCCCCGCACCGTGCGGCCCCGGAGCGGCGCGAGCGGCCGCGCATCGCGGTCTGA
- a CDS encoding lipopolysaccharide biosynthesis protein, producing MSGPGLARSGSLTFAFVVTGAGLAFGATLVVSNAAGAAAAGQFFQVVAVLAIATTVSTFGADTGLVRSLPALTARGQGDGVAAVLRIAARPVLLLAAGVAATAVLLALLPGVLPAEVGPAVLLAAPFLVLGALLNLAFGTLRGLHRVPTFSFLQNVALPSLRVAAVAAVVAAGGGLLALTAAWSVPVAAVAVAALLLLRRLLRGLDRAPGAAPPPPPDRQRRAFWSFSSARGVTAVVEALLEWLDVLLVAAFLGPAAAGVYGVVNRCIRVGAMLDHTARIVTGPSISAALAVDDHATARSVFTRTTAVLVAGAWPFYLTLLLFGPGVLAVFGEGFGSGYPAMVVIASAMLLAVSAGGVQSLLLMAGRSRWQLMNKSAALAVAVALNLWLIPQWGLVGAATAWAASVLTDTGLALFQSVRLLGISPRWSVVGATAAAAALATGASGLGVRALLGPGIPGLLVHGAVLGLLLAAAAGVLLARRRAAQQRPGTTAPAVSPGTTAPAVGSASAVRGTAEADCGPKRPRAGKDPLWSR from the coding sequence GTGAGCGGGCCCGGCCTGGCGCGCAGCGGGTCGCTGACCTTCGCGTTCGTCGTCACCGGGGCGGGCCTGGCCTTCGGGGCCACCCTGGTGGTCTCCAACGCCGCCGGCGCAGCCGCGGCCGGGCAGTTCTTCCAGGTGGTCGCCGTCCTGGCCATCGCCACGACCGTGTCCACCTTCGGCGCCGACACCGGGCTGGTGCGCTCGCTGCCGGCGCTCACCGCCCGCGGGCAGGGTGACGGGGTGGCCGCCGTGCTGCGGATCGCCGCCCGGCCCGTGCTGCTGCTCGCGGCCGGGGTCGCCGCCACCGCGGTGCTGCTGGCGCTGCTGCCCGGAGTGCTGCCCGCCGAGGTCGGCCCGGCCGTGCTGCTGGCCGCGCCCTTCCTCGTGCTGGGCGCCCTGCTCAACCTCGCCTTCGGGACGCTGCGGGGGCTGCACCGGGTGCCGACCTTCTCCTTCCTGCAGAACGTGGCCCTGCCCTCGCTGCGCGTCGCGGCGGTCGCCGCCGTCGTCGCCGCCGGCGGCGGGCTGCTGGCCCTCACCGCCGCGTGGAGCGTCCCGGTCGCGGCCGTGGCCGTGGCGGCCCTGCTCCTGCTGCGCCGGCTGCTGCGCGGACTGGACCGCGCGCCGGGAGCCGCTCCCCCGCCGCCGCCGGACCGGCAGCGCCGGGCGTTCTGGTCCTTCTCCTCGGCCCGCGGGGTCACCGCGGTGGTCGAGGCGCTGCTCGAGTGGCTCGACGTCCTGCTCGTCGCCGCGTTCCTGGGCCCGGCCGCGGCCGGGGTCTACGGGGTGGTCAACCGCTGCATCCGCGTCGGCGCCATGCTCGACCACACCGCCCGCATCGTCACCGGCCCCTCCATCAGCGCCGCCCTGGCCGTCGACGACCACGCCACGGCCCGCTCCGTGTTCACCCGCACCACCGCGGTGCTCGTGGCCGGGGCCTGGCCCTTCTACCTCACGCTGCTGCTCTTCGGCCCCGGGGTGCTCGCCGTCTTCGGCGAGGGCTTCGGGTCCGGCTACCCCGCCATGGTCGTGATCGCCTCGGCGATGCTGCTGGCCGTCTCGGCCGGCGGGGTGCAGTCGCTGCTGCTGATGGCCGGGCGCAGCCGGTGGCAGCTGATGAACAAGTCCGCCGCGCTGGCCGTGGCCGTCGCCCTGAACCTGTGGCTGATCCCGCAGTGGGGGCTCGTCGGCGCGGCCACGGCGTGGGCCGCCTCGGTGCTCACCGACACCGGGCTCGCGCTGTTCCAGTCCGTGCGGCTGCTGGGCATCTCGCCCCGCTGGTCCGTGGTGGGCGCCACCGCCGCGGCCGCCGCACTGGCCACCGGAGCCTCCGGCCTGGGCGTGCGCGCCCTGCTGGGCCCGGGCATCCCGGGGCTGCTCGTGCACGGGGCGGTGCTGGGCCTGCTGCTCGCCGCCGCGGCGGGGGTGCTGCTCGCCCGCCGGCGTGCCGCGCAGCAGCGCCCCGGCACCACGGCACCCGCCGTCAGCCCCGGCACCACGGCGCCCGCCGTGGGTTCCGCCTCCGCCGTCCGGGGGACGGCGGAGGCGGACTGTGGCCCGAAGAGACCACGGGCCGGGAAGGACCCGCTGTGGTCCCGATGA
- a CDS encoding CDP-alcohol phosphatidyltransferase family protein — MSTAPETSTGAARRRPTFPEALAGLRAAQKPGQGVPAYTRWVNRPLARYAAAEAAAAGLTPNGVTALSAALSAAGLVVLVAAPVAPATGVVVAVLLAAGYVLDSADGQVARLTGTGSPAGEWLDHVVDAVRTPGIHLAVAAAALLHPRPGPFPAAALAVLAAAFVLVEVGQFMSQILAEQLRRKDGLAGPPAGGTLRSFLNLPTDAGVTCWIFLLWGVPALFTPAYALLLAALAAISAVSMRRKYLGLTTRPARPATGTTADDGAVVVPLTDRSTRHVR; from the coding sequence ATGAGCACCGCGCCCGAGACCAGCACCGGCGCCGCGCGGCGCCGGCCCACCTTCCCGGAGGCCCTGGCCGGGCTGCGCGCCGCGCAGAAGCCCGGCCAGGGGGTCCCGGCCTACACCCGGTGGGTCAACCGCCCGCTGGCCCGGTACGCGGCGGCCGAGGCCGCCGCGGCGGGGCTGACGCCCAACGGCGTGACCGCCCTCAGCGCGGCCCTCTCGGCCGCCGGGCTGGTCGTGCTCGTGGCGGCACCGGTCGCGCCGGCCACCGGCGTCGTCGTCGCCGTGCTCCTCGCGGCCGGCTACGTCCTGGACTCGGCCGACGGGCAGGTCGCCCGGCTCACCGGCACCGGCTCGCCCGCCGGGGAGTGGCTGGACCACGTCGTGGACGCGGTCCGGACCCCGGGCATCCACCTGGCCGTGGCCGCCGCGGCGCTGCTGCACCCGCGGCCCGGCCCCTTCCCCGCCGCGGCCCTGGCCGTGCTCGCCGCGGCGTTCGTGCTCGTGGAGGTCGGCCAGTTCATGAGCCAGATCCTCGCCGAGCAGCTGCGCCGCAAGGACGGCCTGGCCGGCCCGCCGGCCGGCGGGACCCTGCGGTCCTTCCTCAACCTGCCCACCGACGCCGGGGTGACCTGCTGGATCTTCCTCCTGTGGGGCGTCCCCGCCCTGTTCACCCCCGCCTACGCGCTGCTGCTGGCCGCCCTCGCGGCGATCAGCGCGGTGTCGATGCGGCGCAAGTACCTGGGCCTGACCACCCGGCCGGCCCGCCCGGCCACCGGCACCACCGCGGACGACGGCGCCGTCGTCGTCCCCCTCACCGACAGGAGCACCCGCCATGTCCGCTGA
- a CDS encoding glycosyltransferase family 2 protein translates to MSADLIAPASAPTTAPRTAAGFGSDQPSVSVLIATAGRPKMLREAVRAIVAQDYAGPLQVVVVFDRIDVDALADVAVPAGVELLTVPNTRTPGLAGARNTGIAAATGEIIAFCDDDDVWAPRKLTRQVAHWTLHPEASAIAGTIRIVSHDREISRTPQPVATFPELLADRMMEIHPSALICRRADLLGPVGTVDEALPASYGEDYDLLLRLARHAPVHSVPETVLTVRWDRPSFFREKWADIAAALDYMLRKFPEFETSDRGTALLAGQVAFAHAASGQRRQAVRWARAALQHDATQLRAWGALVVATGLIGAERLQNAVSFFGRGL, encoded by the coding sequence ATGTCCGCTGACCTGATCGCCCCCGCCTCCGCACCCACCACCGCGCCCCGCACCGCGGCCGGCTTCGGCTCCGACCAGCCCTCGGTCTCCGTGCTCATCGCCACCGCCGGGCGGCCGAAGATGCTGCGCGAGGCCGTGCGCGCGATCGTCGCGCAGGACTACGCCGGCCCGCTGCAGGTCGTGGTGGTCTTCGACCGGATCGACGTCGACGCGCTGGCCGACGTCGCCGTCCCCGCGGGCGTCGAGCTGCTGACCGTGCCCAACACCCGCACCCCCGGCCTGGCCGGGGCGCGCAACACCGGCATCGCGGCCGCCACCGGCGAGATCATCGCCTTCTGCGACGACGACGACGTGTGGGCCCCGCGCAAGCTCACCCGCCAGGTCGCGCACTGGACCCTGCACCCGGAGGCCTCCGCGATCGCCGGCACGATCCGCATCGTCTCCCACGACCGGGAGATCTCGCGCACGCCCCAGCCGGTGGCCACCTTCCCGGAGCTGCTGGCCGACCGGATGATGGAGATCCACCCCTCCGCGCTGATCTGCCGCCGCGCCGACCTGCTCGGGCCCGTGGGCACCGTCGACGAGGCGCTGCCGGCCTCCTACGGCGAGGACTACGACCTGCTGCTGCGCCTGGCCCGCCACGCCCCGGTGCACTCCGTGCCCGAGACCGTGCTGACCGTGCGCTGGGACCGGCCCTCGTTCTTCCGCGAGAAGTGGGCGGACATCGCCGCGGCCCTGGACTACATGCTGCGCAAGTTCCCCGAGTTCGAGACCAGCGACCGCGGCACCGCCCTGCTCGCCGGGCAGGTGGCCTTCGCCCACGCCGCCTCCGGGCAGCGCCGGCAGGCCGTGCGCTGGGCGCGCGCCGCGCTGCAGCACGACGCCACGCAGCTGCGGGCCTGGGGCGCGCTCGTCGTGGCGACCGGGCTGATCGGCGCGGAGCGGCTGCAGAACGCCGTGTCCTTCTTCGGCCGAGGGCTGTGA
- the rsmA gene encoding 16S rRNA (adenine(1518)-N(6)/adenine(1519)-N(6))-dimethyltransferase RsmA: MTESTDPAAARPLLGPAEIRALAGQLGIRPTKTLGQNFVIDPNTIRRIVAAAQLGPDETVLEVGPGLGSLTLGLLDAAEQVVAVEIDPPLAAQLPHTVRRFRPERADRLTVLEHDALRVQQLPAEPTALVANLPYNVAVPVLLHLLGRFGSIRHGLVMVQEEVADRLAAAPGSKVYGVPSVKAAWYAEVTKAGTIGKNVFWPAPQIASGLVRLVRRDAPVADVDRDLVFTVVDAAFAQRRKTLRAALAGWAGSGAAAEEVLHTAGIDPARRGETLDVHEFARIAGAAAAAGLGAEVRGA, from the coding sequence GTGACAGAATCCACCGACCCCGCCGCCGCCCGCCCGCTGCTGGGGCCCGCCGAGATCCGGGCGCTCGCCGGGCAGCTGGGCATCCGGCCGACCAAGACGCTGGGGCAGAACTTCGTGATCGACCCCAACACCATCCGGCGGATCGTCGCCGCCGCGCAGCTGGGGCCGGACGAGACGGTGCTGGAGGTCGGGCCGGGGCTGGGCTCGCTGACGCTGGGGCTGCTGGACGCCGCCGAGCAGGTCGTGGCCGTGGAGATCGACCCGCCGCTGGCGGCGCAGCTGCCGCACACGGTCCGGCGGTTCCGCCCGGAGCGCGCGGACCGGCTCACGGTGCTCGAGCACGACGCCCTGCGGGTCCAGCAGCTGCCGGCGGAGCCCACGGCGCTCGTGGCGAACCTGCCCTACAACGTGGCCGTCCCGGTGCTGCTCCACCTGCTGGGGCGCTTCGGCTCGATCCGCCACGGGCTGGTCATGGTCCAGGAGGAGGTCGCCGACCGGCTCGCCGCGGCCCCGGGATCGAAGGTCTACGGGGTGCCGTCGGTGAAGGCCGCCTGGTACGCCGAGGTCACCAAGGCCGGCACGATCGGCAAGAACGTCTTCTGGCCGGCCCCGCAGATCGCCTCGGGGCTGGTGCGCCTGGTCCGCCGCGACGCACCGGTCGCGGACGTCGACCGCGACCTCGTCTTCACGGTGGTCGACGCCGCCTTCGCCCAGCGCCGCAAGACCCTGCGCGCGGCGCTCGCGGGCTGGGCCGGCTCGGGGGCCGCGGCTGAGGAGGTCCTGCACACCGCCGGCATCGACCCGGCCCGCCGGGGCGAGACGCTCGACGTCCACGAGTTCGCCCGGATCGCCGGTGCCGCCGCGGCGGCGGGACTGGGCGCGGAGGTGCGCGGGGCGTGA
- a CDS encoding fibrinogen-like YCDxxxxGGGW domain-containing protein, whose protein sequence is MHSNSSAAPHRRRRAGRRRLPLVLATVTAMTATLLPFAPVTAAEPAPAPVDGKTSASAAASCWEIKQKDPASKSGVYWLVTPQMSEPGQFYCDQVTDGGGWVLVGRGRNDWKEYYEGVGTPAEVSSTVTGPAAFAPKQLPSKTVDALLNGQRPDQLEDGIRLRRARDAQGSTWQEGRMKISAKPHWNWTFGSRTPVTSFSLVYGTGVASGTSGTTNDFGTNNGTARVRFQDVTETSWQRGFRYGDEITGSNTSTTYHWTPAAGGKGAIPFTQMYVRPKVTQQAFEGKAIPAAGTPAAAQRALPNSGAEPTTWGAVERADGQDGEMNTEVQALEQIGSTVFAGGNFKAMQKSSTGTGRVAQSYLAAFDVATGELRTGFRPVFDGQVKALTELPGGKLAVGGRFSTVNGVRTPGFVVLDAATGQVDGSWNLKVENLLTNGVLQVRTLDVEGDWLYLGGAFTHLSGGDATGRVYARSGARVKISTRTPDASWNPEFNGTVASLDASPKGDRLYAAGYFNQSQGASAFRLAAVRTTAGAPLETWNWEPSVAVDYADPGQTAFQLAVREQGGTVWAGGAEHSMFGYDRSTFQRTSWGITSLGGDMQAITSTDSTVFGACHCFHWFNAGADKWIKKGGNTQPVTVADRINAVGAWDAASGTYLPDFNPELKGFGGWGVWATLVDSRGVLWVGGDINRAVSRTGSAQWAGGFLRFAPRDAAAPAAPSDLKVATGTAEDTLTWTASPEAGVRYQVLRNDRPVATVTGTTAKVAHLDGARYAVRAADAADNRSASTPVVTAGDAPEEPVEQPPAAGSTLVAAGSEWRYHHNKEVAPGEGWREPGFDDAAWKKGSAVLGWGSDQVRTTLVADGTRPIVTQFRRTVDVADASKVATLKLTTRADDGVVVWVNGHEVLRDNVTDGSLEDHPWALSARRTATAVAEPVEVEVPAWMLRTGKNVVAAQMHSSWTNTTDTSFDLRVEAAAGTQPQAPADQPAPEDPQEPVEEPADPADPVEEPEQPADPDALVAEGSDWRYHHDRANPPARDWAAPDFDDAAWKQGSAVLGWGSEQLGTTLVADGTRPLTTYFRKDVEVADASTVEKLVLTTRADDGVAVYVNGEEVVRSNLPDGVLASGTYATAPRRTATAVAEPVRVEVPGWMLRDGGNVIAAEMHSNWTNTTDASFDLRAEVVEGAQPEAPAEVPDVIARGAEWSYRHADSAPEQDWEQAGTVLDWASGRAPFGWGTPVATELTTDGRRPLATQFRKEFTVADPAALGELLLTTRADDGIVVKVNGKEITRANMPEGELDWTKYALSAPRTTAALADPVTAVVPVSALKPGVNVITVSVHVDYRSTPDASFDLELTPRPEDAA, encoded by the coding sequence ATGCACAGCAACTCTTCCGCGGCCCCGCACCGGCGCCGCCGCGCCGGCCGACGGCGCCTGCCCCTCGTCCTGGCCACCGTCACGGCCATGACCGCGACCCTGCTCCCGTTCGCCCCCGTCACCGCGGCCGAGCCCGCGCCGGCGCCGGTCGACGGGAAGACCTCCGCGAGCGCCGCCGCCTCCTGCTGGGAGATCAAGCAGAAGGACCCGGCCTCGAAGTCCGGGGTCTACTGGCTCGTGACCCCGCAGATGTCCGAGCCCGGCCAGTTCTACTGCGACCAGGTCACCGACGGCGGCGGCTGGGTCCTCGTGGGCCGCGGCCGCAACGACTGGAAGGAGTACTACGAGGGCGTCGGCACGCCCGCCGAGGTCTCCTCCACCGTGACCGGCCCGGCCGCGTTCGCGCCCAAGCAGCTGCCCTCGAAGACCGTGGACGCCCTGCTCAACGGCCAGCGCCCCGACCAGCTCGAGGACGGGATCCGGCTGCGCCGGGCCCGCGACGCCCAGGGCAGCACGTGGCAGGAGGGCCGGATGAAGATCTCCGCCAAGCCCCACTGGAACTGGACCTTCGGCTCCCGCACCCCGGTGACCTCCTTCTCGCTCGTCTACGGCACGGGCGTGGCCTCCGGGACCTCAGGGACCACCAACGACTTCGGCACCAACAACGGCACCGCCCGGGTCCGCTTCCAGGACGTGACCGAGACCAGCTGGCAGCGCGGCTTCCGCTACGGCGACGAGATCACCGGCAGCAACACCTCGACCACCTACCACTGGACCCCGGCCGCCGGCGGCAAGGGCGCGATCCCCTTCACCCAGATGTACGTGCGGCCCAAGGTCACGCAGCAGGCCTTCGAGGGCAAGGCGATCCCCGCGGCCGGAACCCCGGCCGCGGCCCAGCGGGCGCTGCCCAACAGCGGCGCCGAGCCGACCACCTGGGGCGCCGTGGAGCGCGCCGACGGGCAGGACGGCGAGATGAACACCGAGGTCCAGGCCCTCGAGCAGATCGGCTCGACCGTCTTCGCCGGCGGCAACTTCAAGGCCATGCAGAAGAGCTCGACCGGCACCGGCCGCGTCGCCCAGTCCTACCTGGCGGCCTTCGACGTGGCCACCGGCGAACTGCGCACCGGCTTCCGCCCCGTCTTCGACGGCCAGGTCAAGGCCCTCACCGAGCTGCCCGGCGGCAAGCTCGCCGTGGGCGGGCGCTTCAGCACCGTCAACGGGGTGCGCACCCCCGGCTTCGTGGTCCTCGACGCGGCCACCGGGCAGGTGGACGGCTCCTGGAACCTCAAGGTCGAGAACCTGCTCACCAACGGCGTGCTGCAGGTGCGCACCCTCGACGTCGAGGGCGACTGGCTCTACCTCGGCGGGGCCTTCACCCACCTCTCCGGCGGGGACGCCACCGGGCGGGTCTACGCCCGCAGCGGCGCCCGCGTGAAGATCTCCACGAGGACCCCGGACGCCTCCTGGAACCCCGAGTTCAACGGCACCGTGGCGAGCCTCGACGCCTCCCCGAAGGGCGACCGCCTCTACGCGGCCGGGTACTTCAACCAGTCCCAGGGCGCCTCGGCGTTCCGCCTGGCCGCCGTGCGCACCACCGCCGGCGCCCCGCTGGAGACCTGGAACTGGGAGCCCTCCGTGGCCGTGGACTACGCCGACCCCGGCCAGACCGCCTTCCAGCTCGCCGTGCGCGAGCAGGGCGGGACCGTGTGGGCCGGCGGCGCCGAGCACTCGATGTTCGGCTACGACCGCTCCACGTTCCAGCGCACCTCCTGGGGCATCACCTCCCTGGGCGGGGACATGCAGGCCATCACCTCGACCGACAGCACCGTCTTCGGCGCCTGCCACTGCTTCCACTGGTTCAACGCCGGGGCCGACAAGTGGATCAAGAAGGGTGGCAACACCCAGCCCGTGACCGTGGCCGACCGCATCAACGCGGTCGGCGCGTGGGACGCCGCCAGCGGCACCTACCTGCCGGACTTCAACCCCGAGCTGAAGGGCTTCGGCGGCTGGGGCGTGTGGGCCACCCTCGTGGACAGCCGCGGGGTGCTGTGGGTCGGCGGCGACATCAACCGCGCCGTCTCCCGCACCGGCTCGGCCCAGTGGGCCGGCGGGTTCCTGCGCTTCGCCCCGCGCGACGCCGCCGCCCCGGCTGCGCCGTCGGACCTCAAGGTCGCCACGGGCACCGCGGAGGACACCCTGACGTGGACCGCCTCGCCCGAGGCCGGGGTCCGCTACCAGGTGCTGCGCAACGACCGCCCGGTCGCCACCGTCACCGGCACCACCGCGAAGGTGGCCCACCTCGACGGCGCCCGCTACGCCGTGCGCGCCGCCGACGCCGCCGACAACCGCTCCGCCTCGACCCCGGTGGTCACCGCCGGGGACGCCCCGGAGGAGCCCGTCGAGCAGCCGCCGGCCGCCGGCAGCACGCTCGTGGCCGCCGGCTCCGAGTGGCGCTACCACCACAACAAGGAGGTCGCCCCCGGCGAGGGCTGGCGCGAGCCCGGCTTCGACGACGCCGCCTGGAAGAAGGGCTCGGCCGTGCTCGGCTGGGGCTCCGACCAGGTCCGCACCACCCTCGTGGCCGACGGCACCCGCCCGATCGTGACCCAGTTCCGCCGCACCGTCGACGTCGCCGACGCCTCGAAGGTCGCGACGCTCAAGCTCACCACCCGCGCCGACGACGGCGTGGTGGTGTGGGTCAACGGCCACGAGGTGCTGCGCGACAACGTGACCGACGGCTCCCTCGAGGACCACCCCTGGGCCCTGTCCGCCCGCCGGACCGCCACCGCCGTGGCCGAGCCGGTCGAGGTCGAGGTGCCCGCGTGGATGCTGCGCACCGGCAAGAACGTGGTCGCCGCCCAGATGCACTCCAGCTGGACGAACACCACCGACACCAGCTTCGACCTCCGGGTCGAGGCCGCGGCCGGCACCCAGCCCCAGGCCCCGGCCGACCAGCCCGCGCCCGAGGACCCGCAGGAGCCCGTCGAGGAGCCGGCGGACCCCGCGGACCCGGTCGAGGAGCCGGAGCAGCCCGCCGACCCGGACGCGCTCGTGGCCGAGGGCTCGGACTGGCGCTACCACCACGACCGCGCGAACCCGCCGGCCCGCGACTGGGCCGCCCCGGACTTCGACGACGCGGCGTGGAAGCAGGGCTCGGCCGTGCTGGGCTGGGGCTCGGAGCAGCTGGGCACCACGCTCGTGGCCGACGGCACCCGCCCGCTGACCACGTACTTCCGCAAGGACGTCGAGGTCGCCGACGCCTCGACGGTGGAGAAGCTCGTGCTCACCACCCGCGCGGACGACGGCGTGGCGGTCTACGTCAACGGCGAGGAGGTCGTGCGCTCGAACCTGCCCGACGGGGTCCTGGCCTCCGGCACCTACGCGACCGCACCGCGCCGGACCGCCACGGCGGTGGCCGAGCCGGTCCGGGTCGAGGTGCCCGGGTGGATGCTGCGCGACGGGGGCAACGTCATCGCCGCCGAGATGCACTCCAACTGGACCAACACCACGGACGCGAGCTTCGACCTGCGCGCCGAGGTCGTCGAGGGCGCCCAGCCCGAGGCGCCCGCCGAGGTCCCGGACGTGATCGCCCGCGGGGCCGAGTGGTCCTACCGCCACGCCGACTCCGCCCCGGAGCAGGACTGGGAGCAGGCCGGCACGGTGCTCGACTGGGCCAGCGGCCGGGCCCCGTTCGGCTGGGGCACCCCGGTGGCCACGGAGCTGACCACCGACGGCCGCCGGCCGCTGGCCACCCAGTTCCGCAAGGAGTTCACGGTCGCCGACCCCGCCGCCCTGGGCGAGCTGCTGCTCACCACCCGGGCCGACGACGGGATCGTCGTGAAGGTCAACGGCAAGGAGATCACCCGGGCCAACATGCCGGAGGGCGAGCTGGACTGGACGAAGTACGCGCTGAGCGCCCCGCGGACCACCGCCGCGCTGGCCGACCCGGTGACCGCCGTGGTCCCGGTCTCGGCGCTGAAGCCCGGGGTCAACGTGATCACCGTCAGCGTCCACGTGGACTACCGCTCCACCCCGGACGCGAGCTTCGACCTCGAGCTCACGCCCCGGCCGGAGGACGCGGCATGA
- a CDS encoding 4-(cytidine 5'-diphospho)-2-C-methyl-D-erythritol kinase: MMLAEQARAPGKVNLFFAAGPPRPDGYHDVASLYCAVSAAETVTATLTRGDGIAVDVAAVPGSLLDQQIAAGTFSLDTVPTGAANLAVRAARAVLERFPRLIGGLHLRIDKAVPVAGGMGGGSADAAAALRAVNRLAARVSGEPALDDDVLRHLAAGLGADVPFALAGGAAVGTGTGAQLRPAAVGAPLHLVLVADTAGLSTPAVYAELDRLRAGADVPPPALPPELEPALARGDLGRAAPLLRNDLEPAALSLAPHLARTLALGEEAGALASLVSGSGPTVAHVLDGAAAAAALAERLRARGRPALAVQAP, encoded by the coding sequence ATGATGCTCGCCGAGCAGGCCCGCGCCCCCGGCAAGGTCAACCTGTTCTTCGCCGCCGGCCCGCCGCGCCCGGACGGCTACCACGACGTCGCCAGCCTGTACTGCGCCGTGAGCGCCGCCGAGACCGTGACCGCCACGCTGACCCGCGGCGACGGCATCGCCGTGGACGTCGCCGCGGTGCCCGGCTCCCTCTTGGACCAGCAGATCGCCGCGGGCACCTTCTCCCTCGACACGGTCCCCACCGGCGCGGCCAACCTGGCGGTGCGGGCGGCGCGGGCGGTCCTCGAGCGCTTCCCCCGGCTGATCGGCGGGCTGCACCTGCGCATCGACAAGGCCGTGCCCGTGGCCGGGGGCATGGGCGGGGGCTCCGCCGACGCCGCGGCCGCGCTGCGGGCCGTCAACCGCCTCGCGGCCCGGGTCTCCGGGGAGCCCGCGCTCGACGACGACGTCTTGCGGCACCTCGCCGCCGGTCTCGGCGCGGACGTGCCGTTCGCGCTGGCGGGCGGGGCGGCGGTCGGCACCGGCACGGGGGCGCAGCTGCGGCCCGCGGCCGTGGGCGCGCCCCTGCACCTGGTGCTCGTCGCCGACACGGCCGGGCTGTCGACGCCCGCCGTCTACGCCGAGCTCGACCGGCTGCGGGCCGGCGCGGACGTGCCCCCGCCCGCGCTGCCGCCGGAGCTCGAGCCGGCCCTGGCCCGGGGCGACCTCGGCCGGGCCGCGCCGCTGCTGCGCAACGACCTGGAGCCGGCCGCGCTGTCCCTGGCGCCCCACCTCGCGCGGACGCTCGCGCTGGGGGAGGAGGCGGGGGCGCTCGCGAGCCTCGTCTCGGGCTCGGGGCCGACGGTCGCCCACGTGCTCGACGGCGCCGCCGCGGCCGCCGCGCTCGCCGAGCGGCTGCGCGCCCGGGGACGGCCCGCGCTGGCGGTGCAGGCCCCCTGA